The following DNA comes from Hahella chejuensis KCTC 2396.
ACTGTTCACTTTGCTGACTTCCGGCGACACTCTGAACTATGCGCTCACAATCATCGAGGGTTGGAATCTGAGAGATGTGCTGCGTGAGTTGGAAAATCATCCGAAGCTGGAAATAACCATTGATTCACAGGACCCGGCGCAACTCGCCAAGTTGCTGGGCATGAACTATCCGCATGCGGAAGGTCTTCTGTTCCCAGACACGTACTTTTATAAGAAAGGGACTCGCGATATAGATTTACTGACCACGGCTCATCGCCGGATGGTCCGTATTCTGGAGAATGAGTGGTCTCGCAAGAGCGCCTGGAGTGCGGCGGCGACTCCCTATGAAGCGCTGATACTGGCCTCGATCGTCGAAAAAGAAACTAGCGTGGATAGTGAGAGAGGACGAATCTCCGGAGTATTTACTTTACGGTTGGATAAAGGGATGCGTCTGCAGACCGATCCCACTGTGATTTATGGTATGGGTGATAAATACGAGGGTAATCTGCGTCGCAAGGATTTGCGTGAAGCGACGGCATACAATACCTATGTCATAAAAGGTTTGCCGCCTACGCCGATCGCTATGCCGGGGCGCGCCTCCATTCATGCAGCGTTGAATCCTGAGAAGACGGGGGATCTATACTTTGTGGCGCGTGGTGACGGTACCCATGAGTTCTCTAAAACACATGAGGCGCATGTGAAAGCGGTCAGGAAGTACCAGCTGCGCCGCAGAGACGACTATCGTTCAACGCAGTGATCGAGCGTTGAAGACGGGCGTGCTACATTGGGTTTAAGTTCGAGTAATTTAATGGGGTAAGCGTTGAAGAAAGGGTTGTTTATTACCGTTGAAGGTATCGAGGGAGCGGGTAAGACCACTAACCTCAACTTTATTCGTTCTATTTTAGAGGAGAGCGGAGAGGAAGTGGTGATGACTCGTGAGCCTGGCGGTACCCCAATGGCGGAAGAAGTTAGAGAGTTGTTGTTACGGCCTCGCGAAGAAGCGGTTTCGTCTACGGCTGAACTGCTGCTCATGTTTGCCGCGCGGGCTCAACATCTGGAGCAAAAGATTAAGCCAACCATTGAGCGGGGCGTTCATGTGCTGAGCGACCGATTTACCGATGCGACCTATGCATATCAAGGTGGCGGGCGTGGTTTGTCCTGGGCGATGATTCAAGACCTTGAAAAGTTAGTGCAGGCGGGCTTTAAGCCGGATCTTACTTTGCTATTGCGCATTGATCCTGAAACTGGGATGGCAAGGGCGAGAAAGCGTGGCGCCTTGGATCGTTTTGAGCGGGAGAAGCTGGAGTTTTATTTCTGTGTTCAGGAAGGTTATATGAAGAGAGTGGCTGAGGATCCGGAGCGCTTTTTGGTTGTGGATGCGCAACAATCGTTAGAAGAAGTACAGGCGGCGATTGCTCAGGGGTTGGCGGCGAAGTTGGCTGGTTAGCCGTATGCTTGAGCCTTGAGTGGCAAGTGATAAAAAACGCCCCGCATTTGCGGGGCGTTTTTTCTTAGGCTTCGGCTTTCGCGTTAGCTGCTTTCTCGGTATATGCATCCATCTTGTCGAAGTTCAGGTAGCGGTAAATGTCGCCAGCCATGCTGTCGATATTCTTTGCATAATCCATGTACTCTTCAACAGAAGGCAGGCGGCCCAATACTGCGCCGACAGCCGCCAGTTCCGCGGAAGTCAGATAGACATTGGCCCCATCGCCCAAACGGTTGGGGAAGTTACGGGTGGATGTAGACAGTACGGTTACGCCAGGAGCTACGCGAGCCTGGTTGCCCATGCAGAGTGAGCAGCCAGGCATTTCTGTGCGTACGCCATTGCGTCCGTAAATGTTGTAGTAACCTTCTTCCATCAGCTGCGCCTGATCCATTTTGGTGGGCGGAGACATCCAGAATCGGGTCTTCAGTGCGTCTTTGTTTTGCTCCAGTAGCTTTCCAGCCGCGCGGAAATGACCAATGTTGGTCATACAGGAGCCGATGAAGACTTCATCCACTTTGTCGCCCGCTACTTCTGACAGCTTCTTGGCGTCGTCTGGATCGTTGGGGCAGCAAACGATAGGCTCTTTGATTTCATCCATATCGATTTCGATAATGGCGGCGTACTCGGCGTCGGAGTCAGCGCGCATCAGGCTTGGGTTGGTCAGCCATTCTTCCATGGCTTTGGCGCGGCGTTCGATAGTGCGAACGTCTCCGTAGCCTTCAGCGATCATCCAGCGCAGCATGACAATGTTAGAGCGCAGGTATTCGGCGACAGAATCTTCAGACAAGGTGATGGTGCAGCCCGCAGCGGAGCGTTCCGCTGATGCGTCGGAAAGCTCGAATGCTTGCTCGACAGTCAGGCTTTCCAAACCTTCTATTTCCAGTACGCGGCCGGAGAAGATGTTTTTCTTCCCTTTCTTTTCAACGGTCAGCAGGCCTTGCTGGATCGCGTAGTAAGGGATGGCGTGAACCAAGTCGCGCAGGGTGATGCCGGACTGCATTTTGCCCTTAAAGCGGACCAGTACTGACTCCGGCATGTCCAGAGGCATAACGCCAGTGGCTGCGGCGAAAGCGACCAGGCCTGAGCCTGCTGGGAAAGAGATACCCATGGGGAAGCGGGTGTGGGAGTCGCCGCCGGTGCCGACAGTGTCAGGCAGCAGCATGCGGTTCAGCCAGCTGTGAATGATGCCGTCGCCAGGGCGCAATGCTACACCGCCGCGGTTCATGATGAAGTCTGGCAGAGAGTGTTGCATTTCTACGTCAACCGGCTTGGGGTAAGCAGCGGTGTGACAGAATGACTGCATAACCAAGTCGGCGGAGAAGCCCAGGCACGCCAAGTCTTTCAGCTCATCGCGAGTCATCGGGCCGGTGGTGTCCTGAGAGCCGACAGTGGTCATACGAGGCTCGCAGTATTGGCCGGGGCGCACACCTTCAACGCCACAGGCTTTGCCGACCATTTTCTGGGCCAGGGTGAAGCCTTTGCCGGAATCGTTGGCGGCTTGTGGGCGACGGAATACATCGGATGGCGCCAGGCCCATTGCTTCGCGAGCCTTATCGGTCAAACCGCGGCCGATAATCAGGGGGATGCGTCCGCCTGCGCGAACTTCGTCCAGCAGGACGTCGGATTTCAGTTCAAATTCGCCGATGACTTCGCCGGTTTCATGATTCTTGACCTTGCCTTCGAAGGGCAGGATTTCGATGACGTCGCCCATGTTCATTTGGGAAACGTCGCACTCAAAAGGCAGAGCGCCGGCATCTTCCATCGTGTTGAAGAAGATGGGCGCGATTTTGCCGCCAATACAGATGCCGCCAGTGCGCTTGTTGGGTACGCCTGGCATATCGCGGCCAATGTACCAAAGTACTGAGTTGGTGGCGGATTTTCTAGAAGAGCCGGTGCCGACTACGTCGCCGACAAACGCGACTTCGTGGCCTTTTTTCTTCAGTTCTTCGATTTGCTGCTCGGCATTGGTAATGCCTTCGCGAGGCATTTTGTACATCGCTTTGGCATGCAGAGGGATGTCTGGACGCGACCAGGCGTCAGGCGCAGGAGACAGGTCGTCAGTGTTGGTTTCGCCTGTTACTTTGAAAACAGTGGCGACAATGCTCTTAGGTACTTCAGGCTTTTGCAGGAACCATTCTGCGTTGGCCCAGGATTCCATGACCGCCTTCGCGTTGGCGTTGCCGGCGTCCGCTTTTTCTTTGATGTCATGGAAAGTGTCGAAAACCAGAAGCGTAGACTTAAGTTGCTCGGCGACGAGCTGGCCAAGAGAGGCGTCGTCCAGCAGTTCAACCAATGTGGAGATGTTGTAGCCACCCTGCATCATGCCTAACAATTGAACGGCTTTTTCCTTGGAGATCAGGGGGGATTGGGCTTCGCCTTTAACGACGGCGGTAAGGAAGCCGGCTTTAACGTATGCCGCTTCATCTACGCCGGGGGGCACGCGATTTTCCAACAAGTCTACTAGCGTTTCTTCCTCACCGGCTGGGGGGGCTTTCAGTAGCTCCACCAACCCTGCCATTTGCTCTGCGTTAAGTGGCTTGGGTGGGACGCCTAGTTCGGCTCGTTCTTCAACGTGTTTACGATATGCTTCTAGCACGGTAGAACCCTCATCATTTCCTGTATCCGCCCTTATGGGGCGGTGTTTTTGATTGGGCGAGAGGTTACTTCGCTCCATATATAAAGACGCAATATTCTATGCCAATGATAGTGCAAAGTTAAGCAAACGCCCTATCAGCCCGGTTGATAGTCGATATAAATTTGAAAAATGTAGCCATTGGTCGTAATAAACTTTCGTGAATGTAGGAAGGTGAGCGGCTCATTGAAAATGGCGTCGGTGATGAGCAGGAGTGGGCAGGGATATGGGAATTTCTGGTATACTGTGCGGCCCGAATTTTTGACGATCAATTTTGACTTACTAGTGCGGAAATTATAGTGGAAATGTCTGTGTCGGCTCCTGAAGATATCGTTAGCTTTTTAGGGTGTGGAACGCCTGAGGCATGGTTGCGTAAAGCCGCAGCGGAACTGCCGTTATTGCTGGTGGATCATGCGCAGTGTGAGAAGAAGGCGGCCTCTTCAGCATTGCAATTGATGTTCCGATACCCTGAGGATATTGAGCTGTCGACGCGGATGTCGAAACTCGCGCGTGAAGAGTTGCGTCACTATGAGCAGGTCGTGAAGATCATGCAGGGGCGGAAAGTTTCTGACCGTAAGCAGACGGCGTCTCGTTATGCTTCTGCATTGCGTGATTGTGTTCGTAAAAGTGAGCCGTACAGACTGGTGGATATGCTAATCATAGGAGCGTTTATAGAGGCGCGTTCCTGTGAGCGATTCGCTCGTTTAATTCCTTATTTGGATGAAGAGTTGGCCACTTTTTACCGTGGATTGCTTGAATCGGAAGGACGTCATTACAGAAATTATCTGAAGCTGGCTAAAGAGCGCTCGCCAGTCGATATATCTGACAGAGTTACTTATATTCGTGAGGTGGAGGCGGATTTAATTCGTACGCCCGACTCAGAGTTTCGCTTTCATAGCGGAATTCCTGCGTAAAGCTAAGGGCCTGACGCTACTTGCGTCAGGCGATATCCTCAGCTTTCAGGTTCAGTAATTGAAAGCCGTCTGCGTCCGCTCTGCCATACCAGGTTTCTTCTCCCCAGTCGCCCAGAACAATGCGCTTTACCTCCCCTTGGGGTAGGTTATAACGATGTGTGTCAGGACGATGGGTGTGGCCGTGAATCAACAGCTCAATCCCATAAGTGTTGAAGGTGTTTATTACCTCGTCCGGAGCGACATCCATAATTACTTCCGCTTTTCCTTGGTTCTTCGCCATGCTGATCTGCCGCATTTGGCGAGCTGTTAATTGGCGCTGATCCAGGGGGCGCGAAAGAAACTGCGACTGAAAGGCTGGGTTGCGAAATGTAGCGCGAGCCTTTTGGTAGGCGGCGTCCAAAGTGCACAGCGAGTCGCCGTGCATCAGTAATGACGGAACGCCATACAGATCAAGGGCATGAGGCTCCGCCAGCAAGGTTGCTCCGCATTGCTTCGCATAGGTTTCGCCAATGAGAAAGTCGCGATTGCCATGCATGAGATGGATGTGCGTTCCTGCTTCCGCAAGTTTGTGCAGTCGCTGCGCGACCTCCACTTGCAGTGGGGACTGTTCGTCGTCGCCTACCCAGACCTCGAAGAAGTCTCCGAGTATATACAGGGCTTCTGCATTCGGGGCTACTTTGTCCAGAAAGTTGAAGAAAAACCGGGTGAGGTCTGGTTTTTCTATTTCCAGGTGTAAATCGGAAATAAACAGCGTTGGCATGATTTATTCGACGATGGCGGCGGAAGTGATAATCACGTCCTCGGCGGGAACGTCCTCGTGAGCGCCTTTGTAAGTGGTGGCGACGGATTTGATCTGATTGACGACGTCCATGCCTTCGACGACTTTACCGAATACAGTGTAACCCCAGCCTTCAGTGGTTTCCGATGTGAAGTCCAGGAATCCGTTATCTGCGACGTTAATAAAAAATTGAGCGCTGGCGGAATGAGGGTCCATTGTGCGGGCCATAGCCACGGAGCCTGTCATGTTGCTGAGGCCATTGTTGGCTTCATTTTTGATCGGCGCGCGGGCTTTTTTGGGAGTAAGGCCTGGCTCAAATCCGCCGCCCTGAATCATGAAGTTAGAGATGACGCGGTGAAAGATGGTGCCGTCATAAAAGCCGTCGCGGACATATTGCTCGAAGTTTTTCGCTGTAATGGGCGCGTTTTCGTAGTCGAGCTCGATTTTGATGTCACCGAAGTTTGTCTGCAAAAGAATCATGTAGTTACCTTTTAAGGCTTTTGAACGGTTAAAACGTCATTTTAGCCAAAAAGCAGCGACCATTTCAGTAATTTGCGCTGCGACGAAGGTAAAGTTTCCCTATAATTGCCGGTTTATCCCCTGTGCGTATAATTCAGGGAGTATTAAAAAGCGAATTCTTTTTGCAGGGCTGAACATCAGCCTTAAGTGCAATAAACATTGATGGTAGAGAAAGCATTTTTATGAGTGAAGGCGAGGCCATAAAGCCCAACTTTATTACCCAGGTCATCGATAAAGATCTGGCGGCGAACAAGCATGGCGGCAAAGTGCATACCCGTTTTCCACCTGAACCGAATGGATATCTCCATATCGGTCATGCAAAGTCCATATGCCTAAATTTTGGCGTTGCTGAAACTTACGCCAATGGTCGTTGCAATCTGCGCTTTGATGACACGAACCCTGAAAAAGAGAGTCAGGAATACATTGACTCTATTACTGCTGACGTTAAGTGGTTGGGGTGTGAGTGGGAAGAGCCGATTAGACATGCGTCTTCATACTTTGATCAATTGTTTGAGTATGCGATTGAACTGATCAACAAAGGCAAAGCCTATGTGTGCAGTCTGACCCCAGAAGAAATGACGGCTTATCGCGGCTCTTTGAAAGAACCGGGCAAACCGAGCCCATACCGCGACCGGAGCGTTGAAGAAAACCTGGATCTGTTTCATCGTATGGCGAAAGGCGAGTTCGCGGATGGGGCTCACGTATTGCGTGCGAAGATCGATATGGCGTCGCCCAATATCAATATGCGCGACCCGATTTTGTATCGAATTCGTCGCGCTCATCATCATCAGACTGGGGATAAGTGGTGCGTATACCCGATGTACGACTACACCCATCCGATTTCAGACGCCCTGGAAGGAATAACGCATTCTCTGTGTACGCTGGAGTTTGAAGACCACCGTCCTTTGTATGATTGGGTGTTGGATAACATCAGTATTGATTGTCATCCTCAGCAGATTGAGTTCGCACGCTTAAATCTGAACTATACCGTCACTAGTAAGCGCAAGCTGAAAAAGCTGGTGGATGAAAGGTTTGTTGAAGGCTGGGATGACCCGCGTATGCCAACTCTTGCCGGCCTGCGTCGTCGCGGTTACACGCCTCGCTCAATTCGTAGCTTTTGTAATGCAATCGGCGTGACGCGTAGTGAAGGCGTGGTGGATGTCGCCATGCTGGAATTTGCGATCCGTGAAG
Coding sequences within:
- a CDS encoding glutamine--tRNA ligase/YqeY domain fusion protein encodes the protein MSEGEAIKPNFITQVIDKDLAANKHGGKVHTRFPPEPNGYLHIGHAKSICLNFGVAETYANGRCNLRFDDTNPEKESQEYIDSITADVKWLGCEWEEPIRHASSYFDQLFEYAIELINKGKAYVCSLTPEEMTAYRGSLKEPGKPSPYRDRSVEENLDLFHRMAKGEFADGAHVLRAKIDMASPNINMRDPILYRIRRAHHHQTGDKWCVYPMYDYTHPISDALEGITHSLCTLEFEDHRPLYDWVLDNISIDCHPQQIEFARLNLNYTVTSKRKLKKLVDERFVEGWDDPRMPTLAGLRRRGYTPRSIRSFCNAIGVTRSEGVVDVAMLEFAIREDLNERAPRAMCVLHPLKVVITNYPEGQVEELVAPAHPQNEAMGSRTVPFAKEIYIDQEDFRESANKHFKRLVLGKEVRLRNAYVIRCDEVIKNEAGEPIELRCVYDPDTLGKDPEGRKVKGVIHWVAADRAVDVEVRLYDRLFNHESPDAQKEVEFTEFLNPESLVVLSGAKAEASLRQANSEIPYQFEREGYFYLDPIKAAQGELVFNRTVTLRDTWAKIEAKGE
- a CDS encoding peptidylprolyl isomerase, translating into MILLQTNFGDIKIELDYENAPITAKNFEQYVRDGFYDGTIFHRVISNFMIQGGGFEPGLTPKKARAPIKNEANNGLSNMTGSVAMARTMDPHSASAQFFINVADNGFLDFTSETTEGWGYTVFGKVVEGMDVVNQIKSVATTYKGAHEDVPAEDVIITSAAIVE
- the tmk gene encoding dTMP kinase, encoding MKKGLFITVEGIEGAGKTTNLNFIRSILEESGEEVVMTREPGGTPMAEEVRELLLRPREEAVSSTAELLLMFAARAQHLEQKIKPTIERGVHVLSDRFTDATYAYQGGGRGLSWAMIQDLEKLVQAGFKPDLTLLLRIDPETGMARARKRGALDRFEREKLEFYFCVQEGYMKRVAEDPERFLVVDAQQSLEEVQAAIAQGLAAKLAG
- a CDS encoding UDP-2,3-diacylglucosamine diphosphatase, producing the protein MPTLFISDLHLEIEKPDLTRFFFNFLDKVAPNAEALYILGDFFEVWVGDDEQSPLQVEVAQRLHKLAEAGTHIHLMHGNRDFLIGETYAKQCGATLLAEPHALDLYGVPSLLMHGDSLCTLDAAYQKARATFRNPAFQSQFLSRPLDQRQLTARQMRQISMAKNQGKAEVIMDVAPDEVINTFNTYGIELLIHGHTHRPDTHRYNLPQGEVKRIVLGDWGEETWYGRADADGFQLLNLKAEDIA
- a CDS encoding tRNA-(ms[2]io[6]A)-hydroxylase, whose protein sequence is MSVSAPEDIVSFLGCGTPEAWLRKAAAELPLLLVDHAQCEKKAASSALQLMFRYPEDIELSTRMSKLAREELRHYEQVVKIMQGRKVSDRKQTASRYASALRDCVRKSEPYRLVDMLIIGAFIEARSCERFARLIPYLDEELATFYRGLLESEGRHYRNYLKLAKERSPVDISDRVTYIREVEADLIRTPDSEFRFHSGIPA
- the mltG gene encoding endolytic transglycosylase MltG, encoding MRKFVLKIFLAVFLLSLAVIVGAYYYGRYMLSQPLPVAVTITIEVKRGDSLRKVADRMAEQGVLESAEWFYWYGRLSRKDKQIVAGEYLLEPGKNAIELFTLLTSGDTLNYALTIIEGWNLRDVLRELENHPKLEITIDSQDPAQLAKLLGMNYPHAEGLLFPDTYFYKKGTRDIDLLTTAHRRMVRILENEWSRKSAWSAAATPYEALILASIVEKETSVDSERGRISGVFTLRLDKGMRLQTDPTVIYGMGDKYEGNLRRKDLREATAYNTYVIKGLPPTPIAMPGRASIHAALNPEKTGDLYFVARGDGTHEFSKTHEAHVKAVRKYQLRRRDDYRSTQ
- the acnB gene encoding bifunctional aconitate hydratase 2/2-methylisocitrate dehydratase, translating into MLEAYRKHVEERAELGVPPKPLNAEQMAGLVELLKAPPAGEEETLVDLLENRVPPGVDEAAYVKAGFLTAVVKGEAQSPLISKEKAVQLLGMMQGGYNISTLVELLDDASLGQLVAEQLKSTLLVFDTFHDIKEKADAGNANAKAVMESWANAEWFLQKPEVPKSIVATVFKVTGETNTDDLSPAPDAWSRPDIPLHAKAMYKMPREGITNAEQQIEELKKKGHEVAFVGDVVGTGSSRKSATNSVLWYIGRDMPGVPNKRTGGICIGGKIAPIFFNTMEDAGALPFECDVSQMNMGDVIEILPFEGKVKNHETGEVIGEFELKSDVLLDEVRAGGRIPLIIGRGLTDKAREAMGLAPSDVFRRPQAANDSGKGFTLAQKMVGKACGVEGVRPGQYCEPRMTTVGSQDTTGPMTRDELKDLACLGFSADLVMQSFCHTAAYPKPVDVEMQHSLPDFIMNRGGVALRPGDGIIHSWLNRMLLPDTVGTGGDSHTRFPMGISFPAGSGLVAFAAATGVMPLDMPESVLVRFKGKMQSGITLRDLVHAIPYYAIQQGLLTVEKKGKKNIFSGRVLEIEGLESLTVEQAFELSDASAERSAAGCTITLSEDSVAEYLRSNIVMLRWMIAEGYGDVRTIERRAKAMEEWLTNPSLMRADSDAEYAAIIEIDMDEIKEPIVCCPNDPDDAKKLSEVAGDKVDEVFIGSCMTNIGHFRAAGKLLEQNKDALKTRFWMSPPTKMDQAQLMEEGYYNIYGRNGVRTEMPGCSLCMGNQARVAPGVTVLSTSTRNFPNRLGDGANVYLTSAELAAVGAVLGRLPSVEEYMDYAKNIDSMAGDIYRYLNFDKMDAYTEKAANAKAEA